One genomic segment of Synechocystis sp. LKSZ1 includes these proteins:
- the recO gene encoding DNA repair protein RecO, translating into MSRCYDVTGIILKSLPLGEADRLLTILSPERGLMRVVAPGARQGKSPLRGRCEIFATNQFHLSQGRSLARILHIDSLQSPPHLSQDVGKLAAGQYLVEVVLRLGSENQAQTDLYNLLQEHLQRLARLHPEQSLHAYLAQALFHLLALEGFAPQVHHCCVSQKPITPDFIDSHWRIGFSAEQGGLIELPVPGRVAKINALTLMLLQHLAEPTLPDPQQILPPTLARAFRDKYWIDLEHLLRDYAQHHLDHRFKAAALLDTLVDLAF; encoded by the coding sequence ATGAGTCGCTGTTACGATGTCACCGGCATCATTCTTAAAAGTCTGCCCCTGGGGGAAGCCGACCGTCTCTTAACGATTCTGTCCCCCGAGCGTGGTTTGATGCGAGTGGTGGCCCCCGGTGCTCGTCAGGGAAAATCTCCCCTGCGAGGCCGCTGTGAAATTTTTGCCACTAATCAGTTTCACCTCAGTCAAGGGCGGAGCCTGGCCCGGATTTTACACATCGACAGTCTCCAGAGTCCGCCGCATCTCAGCCAAGATGTGGGCAAGCTGGCGGCCGGTCAATATTTAGTAGAAGTGGTTCTACGTCTGGGGAGCGAAAACCAGGCCCAGACAGACCTCTATAATCTCTTGCAAGAACATCTGCAACGCTTGGCCCGGCTACACCCAGAGCAATCCCTACACGCATACCTGGCCCAGGCCCTGTTTCATTTATTGGCCCTGGAAGGTTTTGCGCCCCAGGTGCATCACTGTTGTGTAAGCCAAAAACCGATCACACCGGACTTCATCGATAGTCACTGGCGTATTGGTTTTAGTGCCGAACAAGGGGGCCTGATTGAACTTCCGGTTCCTGGCCGCGTTGCCAAAATCAATGCCCTTACCCTCATGCTCTTGCAACACCTAGCCGAGCCCACCCTACCAGACCCCCAACAAATCCTGCCTCCGACCTTGGCCCGGGCCTTTCGAGACAAATACTGGATAGACCTGGAACACTTGCTCCGGGACTATGCCCAGCACCATCTCGACCATCGCTTTAAGGCGGCGGCCCTGTTAGATACCCTCGTTGATCTCGCGTTTTAA
- the deoC gene encoding deoxyribose-phosphate aldolase, whose amino-acid sequence MTDLARSLDLAPYIDHALLDPTATPEDLNRACDQAEHHRFAAICVYPSAVPQAVERLRGKKVAVCAVIGFPSGASTSASKLYEAQEATEAGATELDVVINQGWLKAGLTNEVYQDLAQICEATGQKVKAILEMSRLTEAEKRLAADICLDAGASYLKTSTGWFGGATVADVQFLARLIQVRVGIKASGGIRTLEQAIALIEAGATRLGTSHGVDLLQQQRALE is encoded by the coding sequence ATGACCGACCTTGCTCGTTCCCTCGACCTTGCGCCCTACATTGACCATGCCCTCCTCGACCCTACCGCCACCCCCGAGGATCTCAACAGGGCCTGTGACCAGGCCGAGCACCATCGTTTTGCGGCTATTTGCGTTTATCCCAGTGCCGTTCCTCAGGCCGTAGAACGGTTACGGGGGAAAAAGGTGGCGGTTTGTGCCGTGATTGGTTTTCCCAGTGGGGCCAGTACATCGGCCAGCAAACTCTACGAGGCCCAGGAGGCAACAGAAGCCGGGGCCACGGAATTGGACGTAGTGATTAACCAAGGTTGGCTCAAAGCAGGCCTGACTAATGAAGTGTACCAAGACCTCGCCCAAATTTGTGAAGCGACGGGACAAAAGGTCAAAGCCATTCTAGAAATGTCTCGCCTGACAGAAGCCGAAAAACGCCTGGCCGCCGATATTTGTCTAGATGCCGGGGCGAGCTATCTGAAAACCAGTACGGGTTGGTTTGGTGGGGCCACCGTGGCCGATGTCCAGTTTCTGGCCCGCTTAATCCAGGTCCGGGTCGGCATTAAGGCCTCGGGCGGTATCCGCACCCTAGAGCAGGCAATTGCCCTGATCGAAGCCGGCGCAACCCGTTTAGGGACATCCCATGGGGTAGACCTGCTCCAACAACAACGGGCCCTGGAATGA